The sequence CCCACAGGAAGATGAAACCCCCAATCCTCCCTACGGTCCACAGGGAGAGGAAACCCCCAATCCTTCCTAAGGCCCACAAGGAGATGAACCCCCCCAATCCCTCCTACGGCCCACAGGGAGATGAAACCTCCAGACCCTCCTACGGTCCACAGGGAGATGAAACCCCCAATCCCCCCTGCGGCCCACAGGGAGATGAAACCCCCAATCCCCCATGCGGCCCACAGGGATATGAAACCCCCAATCCCCCCTGCGGCCCACAGGGATATGAAACCCCCAATCCCCCCTGCGGCCCACAGGGAGATGAAACCCCCAATCCCCCCTGCGGCCCACAGGGAGATGAAACCCCCAATCCCCCCTGCGGCCCACAGGGAGATGAAACCCCCAATCCCCCCTGCGGCCCACAGGGAGATGAAACCCCCAATCCCCCCTGCGGCCCACAGGGATATGAAACCCCCAATCCCCCCTGCGGCCCACAGGGATATGAAACCCCCAATCCCCCCTGCGGCCCACAGGGATATGAAACCCCCAATCCCCCCTGCGGCCCACAGGGATATGAAACCCCCAATCCCCCCTGCGGCCCACAGGGATATGAAACCCCCAATCCCTCCTACGGCCCACAGGGAGATGAAACCTCCAGACCCTCCTACGGCCCACAGGGAGATGAAACCCCCAGGCCCCCCTGTGGCCCACAGGGAGATGAAACCCCCAATCCCCCCTGCGGCCCACAGGGAGATGAAACCCCCAGGCCCCCCTGCGGCCCACAGGGAGATGAAACCCCCCAATCCCCCCTGCGGCCCACAGGGAGATGAAACCCCCAATCCCCCCTGCGGCCCACAGGGAGATGaaacccccaacccccccctgcGGCCCAcagggagatgggggagaagcACAACTCCCTGTTATAGGCCAAGGGAGGATTAACACCAGGGTTGAACATACAGGGCTTGCTGGTAGCTACAGGAAAGAGCAGGGCTGAGTCAGCCAGCCTCAGGAGGGAGGACCAGGGGGCGGGCGAGAGGACCAGAAGGTGGGGAAGAGGACCAGAAAGTGGGGAAGAGGACCAGAAGGTGGGGAAGAGGACCAGGGGGCGGGCGAGAGGACCAGAAGGTGGGGAAGAGGACCAGGGGGCGGGCGAGAGGACCAGAAGGTGGGGAAGAGGACCAGAAGGTGGGGAAGAGGACCAGGGGGCGGGCGAGAGGACCAGAAGGTGGGGAAGAGGACCAGGGGGCAGGGAAGAGGACCAGGGGGCGGGCAAGAGGACCAGAAGGTGGGGAAGAGGACCAGAAGGTGGGGAAGAGGACCAGAAGGTGGGGAAGAGGACCAGAAGGTGGGGAAGAGGACCAGCATGTGGGGAAGAGGGTCTGCTCACACAAGAGGGTCAGCTCAGGAAAAAGGGGGGAGGGCTCTCTGGCTCGCTTGGCCTCTGTGTGCatccatttttcattttaaaTTGCCCAAAAATAATGAGCAATCAAGAAGATGGTTATTCTAGAATTTCAATTAGCCTAATTAAAGAGAGGGCAGCAGGCCACTGAATGGAATGGCtaacagtactgtgtgtgtgtgtgtgtgtgtgtgtgtacatatgtgtgtgtgtgtacatatgtgtgtgtgtgtgtctacgtgtgCATCAGTGTGTTTGAAATACACTCTGAGGGATTGAATTCCTGCATCACCAGTCAGATTGAGAAATGAACCCCTTTCTCCCCAAATCTCTCCCTCCATTCATAGCCCAGAACGTAAGTTATAACCTCAATACCAACACCAGATTCCAGAACAGATCCTGCCTTCACTCCAGTTTAACAAACACCATTTACCTCAATCTGTTGCTCTGACAGTGAGAGAGTGAACTGTAACTTCAGCACCTCGTCTGCTTTGACAGTGAGAGAGTGAACTGTAACTTCAGCACCTCGTCTGCTCTAACAGTGAGAGAGTGAACTGTAACTTCAGGACCTCGTCTGCTCTGACAGTGAGAGCCAGATGGTCATGTAGAACACTcactgttacgaatccctttggcccgacagtctaggggggggggggggggtaatgggacccgtaacataactcacgCAAATTATaatagtgaaaacgtaacagtgagaacaaataaccacGACAACTTAAATCTACCGTCAAACTCAGGGTTTATTAGTAAACACACGGTAGAAAGAATAAgcatccaaaaacacccctaaactagactagcctatttcaacaacagctaactaactaaccaaaaatacagtgggtggtccgcccagttctaactagtgtatttaacaaagtttacctacgggtagtgtatgcccatgggcgacctgtctggttacccccttttcccactatcaaccaaacactcaaacaccataacaaacacaatactcacaggtggggacaaagtgacatgtagatgcTAAACCACACAAGAGATCTACAGACTGATCTACAGATTGctccagagaaaacaactgacagggtttttaaaccaagggaaagggactgtgattgggtaggagaaaaggagcaggtgtcttctgattagcgactgattgatgactggggaatgatgattgtcacctgtgagtaggggagaaggagagaaaagaaatacacacaggatacacacagaatacttgtatccgtaacactcaCAGTGACATGAGCGAACACAGCTCCCTCTGCTGGagctccctcacacacacagacacacatgaacGCAAGGACTCACACGCGCGTGCGagaagcacacacacgcacacatgcatgtacacactCATTAACATAAATGCAAATGGTACACGCACTAACACATTTCCTACAGCTTTTTTTCCACGGTTCCCTGGTCGTTTCTTCTTTCATTAgtcacccctttctctctctctctctctgtctctctctctctctccatgtccctgTGCTCCTCGTTTCAGTCTGCTGGTCAGAGTTAATTGGCTGCTGTCTAATTGCTGCTCATTAGCTTGAGTAACCAAACATTTAAAACAGCAACaaatcctcctctttctctctctctctctctctctctttcgctctctctgagTGTTTTATTCCCAGTCCCCCAATTCCCCCTCTTTcattctgtctgtcttcctccaCATAGCCCCCCATTTGTTTATGTGTTCATCCCCGGCCTGTTTTTCTGCCACACCCCtcatagacaaaaacacacacgcacgccgtGCGCGCACACGCACCCATATTCCCTCTCTTCCGTTCCCTCCCCCTACCCTGTTGGCATTTTGTCAGGGTCTGTTTGTTTCGGTTGCCCTCAGTCTCCCCCACCACCGTATACCCTCTTTAATCTGTCTTAGAAAAACCTCTGGAGTTTAATTCCTTTCTCAGAGCAGAGTGCTTTACTGGCATGGCAGCCAAATCCATACAGAAAGAGTACATCAAGCTTTAAAATGGACATCTCAACCGCGGAGCAGTTTAGCCAAAGTGACGTGATATATAGAGCATACTGTATCACCGTGGAGGAAAAACACCTCTATCAACAGAAagactgctgctgccactgctacTGTGGGTGTTTCTAGGGGATGAGACGTGTGTGTAGAGAAATATGATTTTGATTACACAATCTCACAgacactgtaacggcagtctaagtcttcctcctcctcggacgaggagaggcgagaaggatcggaggaccaatgtgcagcgtggtaagtttccatgatttaatatgcACGAAAACAaatacacaatacaaaataacaaaagaactaaccgtaacagtcccgtgtggcacaaacactgacacaggaaacaaccacccacaaatccccaacacaaaacaagccacctatatatgattctcaatcagggacaacgatagacagctgcctctgattgagaaccatattaggctgaacatagaaacagacaaactagacacacaacatagaattcccacccagctcacgtcctgaccaacactaaacaagcaaaacacataagaactatggtcaggacgtgacagtacccccctcctgaggtgcggactccgaacgcacccctaaaactcacggggagggtctgggtgggcatctgtccgcggtggcggctccggcgcaggacgaggacaccactccaccattgtctttgtccccctccttagcgtcctttgagtggcgaccctcgcccccgaccttgacCTAGGAATCTTCACCAAGgtccccacatgatttaggagacagctcaggccagagaggtagctcaggccagagaggtagctcaggccagagaggtagctcaggccagagaggtagctcaggacagagaggtagctcaggacagagaggtagctcaggacagaggggcagctccggacagaggggcagctccggacagagaggcagctctggactgtagggcagctccgaactgtagggcagctccggactaatggcagctccggactgaggggcagctcatgactggagggcagctcatgactggagggcagctcatgactggagggcagctcatgactgaagggcagctcatgactgaagggaagctcatgactgaagggaagctcatgactgaagggcagctcatgactggaaggcagctcatgactggaaggcagctcatgactggagggcagctcatgactggagggcagctcatgactggagggcagctcatgactggagggcagttcatgactggagggcagctcatgactggcgggcagctcatgactggcgggcagctcagatggcgctgggcagacggatggctcagatggcgctgggcagacggatggctcagatggcgctgggcagacggatggctcagatggcgctgggcaggcaggcagctcagacggcgttgggcaggcaggcagctcagacggcactgggcaggcgagcagtgcaggcggcgttgggcagacaggcagctcagacggcgctgggcaggcgagcagtgcaggcggcgttgggcagacggccgactctgacctgctgaggcgcacagtaggcctggtgcgtggtgccggaactggtggtaccggactggagacacgcacctcaaggctagtgcggggagcaggaacagggcacactggactctcgaagcgcactataggcctggtgcgtggtaccggcactggtggtaccgggctgagggcacgcacctcagggcgagtgcggggaaaaggaacagtgcgtacagggctccggagacacccaggaggcttggtgcgtggtgccggaactggaggtactgggctggggcgggaaggtggcgccggatataccggaccgtgcaggcgtactggctcccttgagcaccgagcctgcccaaccttacctggttgaatgctccccgtagcccgaccagtgcggggaggtggaataacccgcactgggctgtattggcgaaccggggacaccatgcgtaaggctggtgccatgtacaccggcccgaggagacgtactggaggccagatatgttgagccggcttcatggcacttggctcaatgctcaatctagcccggccagtgcggggaggtgg is a genomic window of Salvelinus namaycush isolate Seneca unplaced genomic scaffold, SaNama_1.0 Scaffold745, whole genome shotgun sequence containing:
- the LOC120042699 gene encoding proline-rich protein HaeIII subfamily 1-like — protein: MKPPILPTAHRKMKPPILPAAHRKMKPPILPTVHREMKPPIPPAAHRKMKPPILPTVHRERKPPILPKAHKEMNPPNPSYGPQGDETSRPSYGPQGDETPNPPCGPQGDETPNPPCGPQGYETPNPPCGPQGYETPNPPCGPQGDETPNPPCGPQGDETPNPPCGPQGDETPNPPCGPQGDETPNPPCGPQGYETPNPPCGPQGYETPNPPCGPQGYETPNPPCGPQGYETPNPPCGPQGYETPNPSYGPQGDETSRPSYGPQGDETPRPPCGPQGDETPNPPCGPQGDETPRPPCGPQGDETPQSPLRPTGR